A stretch of Imperialibacter roseus DNA encodes these proteins:
- a CDS encoding penicillin-binding protein yields MNIKSSILLRVRVAFLLVVLFAGAVVYRIFYLQRIQGDKWNKMAEQISLRYLPVKATRGNIYSDNGSLLATSLPFFKVAFDPSQPSDELLKKNLDSLAYLLSKTFKDNSAKEYRRRILEARKDKRQYLLLSRAEINYQQKKKIQEWPIFREGRNKGGIIFEKVEKRYHPFSTLGYRTIGSVDETEKGTVGLEYSFNNQLGGVDGKALFQKMAGSWRPVFDGTEVKAKDGLDIETTIDVNLQDVAESALLAALTDHNADYGSVVLMEVKTGEIKAMSNLSKNPEGNYWERYNYAVGSQGAVEPGSTFKLASMMALLEETDLKLTDTVQTGNGEYKFYNQVMKDHKPGGYGTITVKQVFESSSNIGIAKLVVEHFGKKPSEFIDFVKEMGVGQPLGFQMAGEGKPYIKSPSDSSWSGISLPWISHGYELKLTPLQTLTMFNAVANDGKMITPIIVRSVRKADKVVEEFEPRVINKRICSKETLANLRELLEGVVERGTASNINGTHYKIAGKTGTAKKYVNGKYVNQYYASFAGYFPADAPKYSCIVVIDNPKNYRIYGSDVAAPVFKEIADKIYSQDIDVHKEYQPAVAYQTEVFPVVRAGFLPELSMICNEFGVSNHEMADDEEWVKTRLVGKSIGWTANKVKEGLVPDVAGMTLRDALFVLENAGLKVRIEGDGRVESQSRMAGTRVSEGSEIKIKLG; encoded by the coding sequence TTGAATATAAAGAGCTCCATATTGCTGAGAGTCCGGGTGGCCTTTTTATTGGTCGTTCTTTTTGCAGGAGCGGTGGTATACCGTATTTTCTATTTACAGCGCATTCAGGGCGACAAGTGGAATAAGATGGCAGAGCAAATCAGCCTTCGCTATTTGCCGGTGAAAGCCACCAGAGGCAATATCTATTCCGACAACGGCAGCCTGCTTGCCACCTCTCTGCCTTTTTTCAAGGTGGCCTTCGATCCTTCGCAGCCAAGCGATGAATTGCTCAAGAAGAACCTTGACTCACTTGCCTATTTACTGTCAAAGACTTTCAAAGACAACTCTGCGAAGGAATACCGCCGCAGAATACTCGAAGCCAGAAAGGACAAGCGGCAATACCTCCTGCTGAGTCGGGCTGAGATCAACTATCAGCAAAAAAAGAAAATTCAGGAGTGGCCTATTTTCCGGGAAGGAAGAAACAAGGGTGGGATCATTTTTGAAAAAGTGGAAAAGAGATACCATCCATTTTCTACCCTGGGCTACAGAACCATCGGTAGTGTGGATGAAACCGAAAAAGGGACTGTTGGTTTGGAGTACAGCTTCAATAACCAACTCGGTGGCGTTGATGGGAAAGCACTTTTCCAGAAGATGGCAGGCAGCTGGCGGCCGGTATTCGACGGCACTGAAGTAAAGGCCAAAGATGGGCTGGATATTGAAACAACCATAGATGTCAATTTGCAGGACGTAGCTGAATCCGCACTTTTAGCTGCATTGACCGACCACAATGCCGACTATGGCAGCGTGGTGTTGATGGAGGTGAAAACAGGCGAGATAAAAGCCATGTCGAACCTCAGCAAGAACCCTGAAGGCAACTATTGGGAGCGCTACAACTATGCCGTAGGCAGCCAGGGGGCTGTGGAACCGGGTTCTACTTTTAAGCTGGCCTCAATGATGGCGCTGCTGGAAGAAACCGACTTGAAGCTGACCGATACTGTGCAGACAGGCAACGGCGAGTATAAGTTTTACAATCAGGTAATGAAGGATCATAAGCCTGGCGGCTACGGCACCATTACCGTGAAGCAGGTGTTCGAATCTTCTTCCAATATTGGTATTGCCAAGCTTGTAGTAGAACACTTCGGGAAGAAGCCATCAGAGTTTATCGATTTTGTAAAAGAAATGGGCGTTGGTCAGCCACTTGGCTTCCAAATGGCCGGTGAAGGTAAGCCCTACATAAAATCACCCTCCGACTCTTCATGGAGTGGTATTTCATTGCCCTGGATTTCGCATGGCTATGAGCTCAAGCTTACGCCCCTGCAAACACTCACCATGTTCAATGCGGTAGCCAACGACGGAAAAATGATCACACCTATTATAGTAAGGTCGGTGCGCAAGGCTGACAAGGTGGTGGAGGAATTTGAACCCAGAGTCATCAATAAAAGGATTTGCTCCAAAGAAACGCTGGCGAATTTGAGAGAGCTCCTTGAGGGGGTTGTGGAAAGAGGCACCGCTTCCAACATCAATGGAACACACTATAAAATCGCCGGCAAAACAGGCACTGCCAAGAAGTATGTCAACGGGAAATACGTCAACCAGTACTACGCATCGTTTGCTGGCTATTTTCCGGCCGATGCGCCTAAGTACAGCTGCATCGTAGTGATTGACAACCCGAAAAACTACCGGATTTATGGTAGTGATGTGGCGGCGCCCGTGTTCAAGGAAATTGCTGACAAAATCTACTCGCAGGATATTGATGTGCACAAAGAGTACCAGCCCGCTGTTGCCTATCAAACGGAAGTGTTTCCTGTGGTAAGGGCTGGGTTTCTGCCTGAACTGTCGATGATCTGCAATGAATTTGGCGTTTCGAACCATGAAATGGCCGACGACGAAGAATGGGTGAAAACGAGACTTGTGGGCAAGAGCATTGGCTGGACGGCCAACAAGGTGAAAGAAGGCCTGGTGCCTGATGTAGCCGGAATGACTTTGAGAGACGCCCTCTTTGTTTTGGAGAATGCGGGCCTCAAGGTGCGGATAGAAGGTGATGGGAGAGTGGAGAGCCAGTCGAGAATGGCCGGAACAAGGGTTTCGGAAGGAAGTGAAATTAAAATTAAACTAGGCTAA
- a CDS encoding transposase codes for MTVRRRKFDKEFKQMAVNLCVAGKSSSDVADELGVRRELVGRWRREFERFGEGSFSGHGQINLTSEQKEIAKLKKELREAQLERDILKKAVSIFSKGDTKYYNS; via the coding sequence ATGACAGTACGACGTAGAAAGTTTGATAAGGAATTTAAACAGATGGCCGTCAACCTGTGTGTGGCGGGTAAATCCAGTAGTGATGTAGCGGACGAGCTTGGGGTTCGAAGGGAATTGGTGGGGCGATGGAGAAGGGAGTTTGAGCGATTTGGCGAGGGCAGTTTTTCAGGTCATGGTCAAATCAATCTGACAAGTGAGCAAAAGGAAATTGCCAAGCTGAAAAAGGAACTCAGAGAAGCTCAACTTGAAAGAGACATCCTAAAAAAGGCTGTAAGCATCTTCTCCAAGGGAGATACCAAATATTACAATTCATAA
- a CDS encoding IS256 family transposase, protein MEKGKFDYETFKKSATQRLKQGDSLLGKEGVFTPLLKEFLEEALSGELDAHLDEEVPNRKNGKGSKVLKTSLGNVEIDTPRDRNGTFDPEMVPKRQRTLGVDLDRQILALYARGASYGDISDHLQEMYGLDVSTATISRVTDKILPLVQEWRSRPLESVYPFVWLDAIHYKVRHEGRVLNRAVYCMIGLNQEGYKELLGMYINENEGSKFWLQVLTDLQNRGVEDIFIASIDNLTGFADAIESIFPNTEVQLCVVHQIRNSQKYLSYKDLKAFMKDLKPVYQASTKELAERQLDQLAAVWGSKYPKVIDSWRKNWARLSCYFQYSKEIRRIIYTTNIIEGFYRQIRNVTKSKGAFTSEDALMKLLFLAQENICSKWNRPVHNWNQTLAQLSIIFGDRLKLNI, encoded by the coding sequence ATGGAAAAAGGAAAATTTGACTATGAGACCTTCAAGAAGAGCGCTACTCAGCGGCTCAAGCAAGGAGACAGCCTGTTAGGCAAAGAAGGTGTCTTCACTCCATTACTTAAGGAATTTCTTGAAGAAGCTCTTTCGGGTGAGCTGGATGCTCATCTGGACGAGGAAGTGCCTAATCGCAAGAATGGTAAGGGCAGTAAGGTTTTGAAAACGAGTCTGGGCAATGTCGAGATAGACACGCCCAGGGATCGCAATGGTACCTTCGATCCAGAGATGGTTCCCAAGCGCCAGCGAACCTTAGGTGTTGACCTGGACAGGCAAATACTAGCCCTGTATGCCCGTGGCGCCAGCTATGGTGATATCAGCGATCATTTACAGGAAATGTATGGCCTAGACGTGTCTACCGCCACCATAAGCCGTGTAACAGACAAGATACTACCTCTGGTGCAAGAGTGGCGCAGCAGGCCTCTGGAGTCGGTCTATCCCTTTGTTTGGCTGGATGCTATTCACTACAAAGTTCGTCATGAAGGCAGGGTACTCAATCGTGCAGTGTATTGTATGATTGGATTGAATCAGGAGGGCTACAAAGAGCTTCTGGGCATGTATATCAATGAAAATGAGGGCTCTAAGTTCTGGTTGCAGGTGCTTACAGATCTGCAGAACCGTGGTGTTGAAGACATCTTCATTGCTAGCATAGATAACCTGACAGGCTTTGCTGATGCCATAGAGTCAATCTTCCCTAATACTGAGGTACAGCTGTGTGTGGTGCATCAAATCCGTAACTCTCAGAAGTACTTGTCCTACAAAGACCTCAAGGCATTTATGAAGGATCTTAAGCCCGTCTATCAGGCTTCCACCAAAGAGTTAGCAGAGAGACAGCTGGATCAGCTAGCTGCTGTCTGGGGCAGCAAATACCCTAAAGTGATCGACTCCTGGAGAAAGAACTGGGCCAGGCTTTCCTGCTACTTCCAATACTCCAAAGAGATCAGGCGTATCATCTATACCACCAATATCATTGAAGGGTTTTACAGACAGATACGCAACGTAACCAAGAGCAAAGGAGCCTTTACTTCTGAAGATGCTTTGATGAAACTGCTGTTCCTGGCTCAGGAGAATATCTGTTCAAAGTGGAACAGACCAGTACACAACTGGAACCAGACTTTAGCTCAACTTTCCATTATCTTTGGAGACAGACTGAAGCTTAATATTTAA
- the mraZ gene encoding division/cell wall cluster transcriptional repressor MraZ — protein MSFFTSEFECKIDAKGRLVLPARIKVNLPEAPGASAPGQPANELVLRMGFEPNLILYPMGEFKKIQSKISSLNEFLPENRALKRNFFRSIAQIEMDSAGRILIPKTFMKFASLEKEAMVVGVGSSIEIWDPGVYQKHLINNPEEYSQLAQKLLDE, from the coding sequence ATGTCATTCTTTACTAGCGAATTCGAATGTAAGATTGATGCCAAGGGCAGGCTGGTTCTTCCAGCCCGCATTAAGGTCAATCTTCCCGAAGCTCCCGGAGCGTCTGCTCCCGGTCAGCCGGCGAATGAGCTTGTGCTGAGGATGGGATTTGAGCCTAACCTGATCTTGTACCCAATGGGTGAATTCAAAAAGATCCAGTCGAAGATTTCTTCGCTCAACGAATTCCTTCCTGAGAACAGGGCCTTGAAGCGGAATTTTTTCCGAAGCATTGCCCAGATAGAGATGGACAGTGCTGGCCGAATACTAATCCCTAAAACCTTTATGAAATTCGCTTCTCTGGAAAAGGAGGCGATGGTGGTAGGAGTAGGTTCCAGCATTGAGATTTGGGATCCTGGGGTATATCAAAAGCATTTGATCAACAATCCCGAAGAGTATTCCCAATTGGCGCAAAAGCTGCTGGACGAATAA
- a CDS encoding UDP-N-acetylmuramoyl-L-alanyl-D-glutamate--2,6-diaminopimelate ligase, whose amino-acid sequence MALLKDILYKTNLISVAGDMNTDLGGICFDSRESKQGCLFIAVRGTQTDGHQYIDQAIAKGASVVVCEDLPAKLLDTVTYVKVDNSARALGFIASNFYGNPSSRLKLVAVTGTNGKTTTVTLLHQLFGKLGYKSGLLSTVENKIGEEVLPATHTTPDAIALNRLLKEMADQGCTHCFMEASSHAIVQHRVAGLQFAGAVFTNISHDHLDYHGTFDEYIKAKKMLFDGLPSSAFALVNEDDKRGAIMLQNTKAVKKSYSLKHMSDFRAKVLSNSIQGLELQIDNIDVWFKLVGDFNAYNLLAVYGTAVLLDEPTEEVLTQLSDVDPARGRFQLVPSTSGIVAIVDYAHTPDALENVLKTIKSFRTGNETVVTVVGCGGNRDKTKRPLMAAISCQLSDKVILTSDNPRFEDPMEIIKDMQTGVGPSNYRKTLVVPDRKEAIKTAISISHPGDIVLVAGKGHETYQEIQGVKHPFDDKKVVTEVLKAFSE is encoded by the coding sequence ATGGCCCTGTTAAAAGACATATTATACAAGACTAACCTAATCTCAGTTGCAGGTGATATGAATACTGACTTAGGCGGCATCTGCTTCGACTCAAGAGAGTCGAAGCAGGGCTGCTTATTTATTGCTGTTCGTGGAACCCAAACTGATGGTCATCAATATATAGATCAGGCGATAGCCAAAGGAGCCAGCGTGGTGGTTTGTGAAGACCTGCCAGCGAAGCTGCTCGACACAGTTACTTATGTGAAGGTCGACAACTCGGCCAGGGCATTGGGGTTTATCGCCTCCAATTTTTACGGCAACCCGTCTTCCAGGCTCAAGCTGGTGGCCGTTACAGGCACCAACGGCAAAACGACGACAGTCACCCTGCTTCACCAATTGTTTGGCAAGCTGGGCTACAAATCGGGGCTGCTATCTACTGTAGAAAACAAGATCGGTGAAGAAGTACTGCCGGCTACACACACAACGCCTGACGCCATTGCGCTGAACAGGTTGTTGAAAGAAATGGCCGACCAGGGCTGCACACACTGCTTCATGGAAGCCAGCTCTCATGCCATTGTGCAACACAGGGTTGCCGGGTTGCAGTTTGCAGGTGCGGTGTTTACCAATATCAGCCACGACCACCTCGACTACCACGGCACCTTTGACGAGTACATCAAGGCCAAGAAAATGCTGTTTGATGGGCTTCCGTCGTCGGCATTTGCCCTGGTAAATGAAGACGATAAGCGGGGAGCTATCATGCTCCAAAACACAAAGGCCGTAAAGAAGAGCTACTCACTGAAGCACATGAGTGACTTCAGAGCAAAGGTTTTGAGCAATTCCATTCAGGGTCTTGAGCTCCAAATCGACAATATAGATGTTTGGTTCAAGCTCGTAGGCGACTTCAATGCCTACAACCTGCTGGCTGTTTATGGAACGGCCGTATTGCTCGATGAGCCGACGGAGGAAGTGCTCACACAACTCTCTGATGTGGATCCGGCGAGAGGCAGGTTCCAACTGGTGCCTTCCACCAGTGGGATTGTGGCGATTGTGGACTATGCCCACACACCCGATGCGCTCGAGAATGTGCTAAAGACAATCAAGAGCTTTCGCACGGGTAACGAAACCGTGGTAACGGTGGTAGGCTGCGGTGGCAACCGTGACAAGACCAAACGGCCGCTCATGGCTGCCATTTCCTGCCAGCTGAGCGACAAGGTGATCCTGACATCAGACAATCCAAGGTTTGAGGATCCCATGGAGATCATCAAAGATATGCAAACGGGTGTAGGCCCAAGCAACTACCGAAAAACGCTGGTCGTGCCAGACCGGAAAGAGGCTATCAAAACAGCGATTAGCATCTCACATCCGGGAGACATTGTGCTGGTGGCGGGCAAAGGGCATGAAACCTACCAGGAGATTCAGGGCGTGAAGCACCCTTTTGACGATAAAAAAGTAGTGACCGAAGTTTTAAAAGCTTTTAGTGAATAA
- a CDS encoding FtsL-like putative cell division protein — protein MENRVRNSKSEPGGKGPFAVLSRWLKLEGVLDDTLPARFTPYALFITVMGIIYIGNRHFSDRMIRKIDNMEAEVEDLRADFTTLKSEYMFASKQSEVARKVKKVGLQETRIPPYKIVVKEDEYKRRID, from the coding sequence ATGGAAAATAGAGTAAGAAACAGTAAAAGTGAGCCCGGTGGCAAAGGACCCTTTGCGGTGCTTAGCCGCTGGCTCAAACTGGAAGGTGTGCTGGACGACACGCTTCCGGCACGTTTTACGCCTTATGCCCTTTTCATTACTGTCATGGGCATTATCTACATAGGTAACAGGCATTTTTCTGACCGGATGATCAGAAAGATTGACAACATGGAAGCCGAAGTAGAAGACCTGAGAGCAGACTTCACCACGCTGAAATCTGAATACATGTTTGCAAGCAAGCAGTCGGAAGTGGCCAGAAAGGTGAAGAAAGTAGGATTACAGGAGACAAGAATACCTCCTTATAAGATAGTAGTAAAAGAAGATGAGTATAAACGCCGAATAGATTGA
- the rsmH gene encoding 16S rRNA (cytosine(1402)-N(4))-methyltransferase RsmH translates to MAQENYHIPVMLKECLEGLAIQPDGIYVDVTFGGGGHSRAIVDKLTTGHLYGFDQDADAKVNAEGFDKRSFTFVPSNFRNLKKYLRFYGVTAVDGILADLGISSHQIDVPERGFSTRFQGPLDMRMNVNSEVSAKEVLNEYGERDLAKIFGMYGELNQPMKIARAITAYRVNKPLETIEQLKEAVARFAPRGKEAKFFAQLFQAIRLEVNEEMEVLEEMLGQCAEVLKPGGRLVVMSYHSLEDRLAKNFINKGNFEGKDEKDFYGNVIRPLEPVNRKPIVAGDDEIARNSRARSAKLRIAEKK, encoded by the coding sequence ATGGCCCAGGAAAACTACCACATACCGGTGATGCTCAAAGAATGCCTGGAGGGGTTGGCTATTCAACCTGATGGTATTTATGTCGATGTGACTTTCGGCGGCGGCGGACATTCGAGAGCGATAGTGGACAAGCTGACCACCGGACACTTATATGGATTTGATCAGGATGCTGATGCCAAGGTCAATGCCGAAGGGTTTGACAAACGTTCTTTCACATTTGTGCCGAGCAATTTTCGCAACCTGAAGAAGTACCTCAGGTTCTACGGCGTAACGGCGGTGGATGGTATTCTGGCCGATTTGGGAATTTCGTCGCACCAGATTGACGTGCCCGAAAGAGGCTTCAGTACCCGCTTTCAGGGCCCACTCGACATGCGCATGAACGTGAACAGCGAGGTGTCGGCCAAAGAGGTGCTGAATGAATACGGAGAAAGGGATTTGGCCAAAATCTTCGGCATGTACGGAGAGCTGAACCAGCCCATGAAGATAGCAAGGGCCATTACGGCCTACAGGGTGAACAAGCCCCTGGAGACGATAGAGCAGTTGAAGGAGGCAGTAGCCAGGTTCGCCCCCAGAGGCAAGGAAGCGAAGTTTTTCGCTCAGCTGTTTCAGGCCATCAGGCTGGAAGTGAACGAGGAGATGGAGGTGTTGGAGGAAATGCTGGGGCAGTGTGCTGAAGTGCTGAAGCCGGGTGGAAGGCTGGTGGTGATGTCGTACCACTCGCTGGAAGACAGACTGGCCAAGAACTTCATCAACAAGGGCAACTTTGAAGGGAAGGACGAGAAAGACTTTTATGGCAACGTGATCAGGCCGCTGGAGCCTGTAAACAGGAAGCCGATAGTAGCCGGCGACGATGAAATCGCCAGGAACAGCCGGGCACGAAGTGCCAAGCTGAGAATAGCAGAAAAGAAGTAG
- a CDS encoding IS3 family transposase produces the protein MLQFIKDNSYRFGIERMCKVFKISRSSYYDWLNRAPSQRALERIKIKQEIDILYKQSKGRYGSPKIANELRDRGWRISRPRVARIMRSEGIRSVICKKFRGATTNSRHSLPVAENHLNRDFDATMPGQKWVSDITYIPTAQGWMYLTIIMDLYDRKIIGWSLSTSMTTNNTILSAWKMATINRTATPGLIFHSDQGVQYASYIFSEKLKSHRVIQSMSRKGNCWDNAVAENFFKILKSEMVKHTCFNSILQAKNEVFEFIEVWYNRKRKHQYLGYKTPQGSITLTVSVFKY, from the coding sequence ATATTACAATTCATAAAGGATAACAGCTACAGGTTTGGTATTGAGAGGATGTGTAAAGTATTCAAAATAAGTAGAAGCAGTTATTATGACTGGTTGAACCGAGCTCCTTCTCAAAGAGCTTTAGAGCGAATAAAAATCAAACAAGAAATAGATATACTCTACAAGCAAAGTAAGGGGAGATATGGTAGCCCAAAGATTGCCAACGAGCTACGAGACAGAGGCTGGAGGATCTCTCGCCCCAGAGTAGCTAGAATCATGCGTTCTGAGGGTATAAGGAGTGTGATCTGTAAGAAGTTCAGAGGAGCAACTACCAACTCCAGACACAGTCTGCCAGTAGCTGAAAATCACTTAAACAGAGATTTTGATGCTACCATGCCTGGACAGAAATGGGTGTCAGACATTACTTACATTCCAACAGCTCAGGGCTGGATGTACTTGACCATCATCATGGATTTGTATGACCGCAAAATCATAGGATGGTCACTAAGTACTTCAATGACTACTAACAATACGATTTTATCAGCATGGAAGATGGCAACTATCAATCGAACAGCTACTCCCGGCCTCATTTTTCACTCAGATCAAGGTGTCCAATATGCTTCCTACATATTCTCTGAAAAACTCAAAAGCCACCGGGTGATTCAAAGCATGAGTCGAAAGGGCAATTGTTGGGATAATGCAGTTGCAGAGAACTTCTTCAAGATTCTAAAATCAGAAATGGTCAAACACACCTGTTTTAACAGCATACTACAAGCCAAAAACGAAGTGTTTGAATTCATTGAGGTTTGGTACAACAGAAAAAGAAAGCATCAGTACCTGGGTTATAAAACTCCACAAGGTAGTATTACATTAACTGTGTCAGTCTTTAAATATTAA
- a CDS encoding DUF5071 domain-containing protein, translating to MKLYQKLKNRIDWNEPVELQLERLAEFDHITNEEIEELAQTCHKSTETGILLEYLGHERLMPYLHLFLEFLQDMNWPAAGGASKMLTKAGKVIIPEIRRVFQEVNNDQIWHYWILLGIVQYFEKELILEMKADLIELILRADKDGASIQALRILKEKQILSSEEVENRYCYLLNKYSGDLYWTNDLNEEIKPVANKT from the coding sequence ATGAAACTCTATCAAAAACTTAAAAATAGAATTGATTGGAATGAACCCGTTGAACTTCAGTTAGAACGTTTAGCAGAGTTTGATCATATCACAAACGAAGAGATTGAAGAGTTAGCTCAAACATGCCATAAGTCAACGGAAACAGGAATTCTTCTTGAGTATTTGGGACATGAAAGGTTAATGCCATATTTACATCTATTCCTTGAATTTCTTCAAGATATGAACTGGCCTGCCGCAGGTGGCGCCTCAAAGATGTTGACGAAAGCTGGGAAAGTCATTATTCCAGAAATAAGAAGGGTTTTTCAAGAAGTCAATAATGACCAAATATGGCATTATTGGATATTGCTCGGGATCGTTCAATATTTTGAAAAAGAACTGATTCTAGAAATGAAAGCGGATTTGATAGAATTAATTTTAAGAGCTGACAAAGATGGTGCTTCAATTCAGGCTCTACGGATTTTAAAAGAGAAACAAATATTATCCTCGGAAGAAGTAGAAAATCGGTATTGTTACTTGCTTAACAAATACAGTGGTGATTTGTATTGGACGAACGATTTAAATGAAGAAATAAAGCCAGTTGCTAACAAAACCTAA
- a CDS encoding alkaline phosphatase family protein: protein MKNLLVFLVFIMASADAFSQKVVFVIIDGVEAEVFERVATPNLDAIAKTGGYTRAYVGGERGGYSETPTISAPGYNNLLTGTWGNKHNVWGNSIKAPNYNYWSAFRFLEELAPAKETAIFSTWLDNRTKLVGEGLQAAGNVMIDYHFDGFELDEKAFPHDKERLFIHNIDEHVVNEASRYIKEKGPDFSWVYLEYTDDLGHAFGNSETTDESIRMADDQMGRIWKAVQYRQKEKGEEWMIFITTDHGRSAESGGKDHGGQSDRERETWIVMGNGQPNDYFKDYQNGIVDILPTALRFMDIPVPRERAYELDGVPLVGKVSIAQPKTDLAGNKLRVSWEAIDQEGEVKILLATTNNFEAGGTDTYTEIGSVKAGKEAFEIDLKKYPSDFYKVVIEGKYNSLNRWVKR, encoded by the coding sequence ATGAAAAATTTGCTGGTCTTTCTAGTGTTCATCATGGCTTCGGCCGATGCTTTTTCTCAAAAAGTGGTGTTCGTCATTATCGACGGCGTGGAAGCGGAAGTCTTCGAAAGGGTTGCCACTCCCAACTTGGACGCCATCGCCAAAACCGGCGGCTATACCCGTGCGTACGTGGGCGGAGAAAGAGGTGGCTATTCAGAGACGCCGACCATTTCAGCGCCGGGCTACAACAACCTCCTTACCGGCACCTGGGGCAACAAGCACAACGTGTGGGGCAATAGTATCAAAGCGCCCAACTACAACTACTGGTCGGCTTTTAGGTTCTTGGAAGAGCTGGCGCCAGCAAAGGAAACGGCCATCTTTTCGACCTGGCTCGACAACCGCACCAAACTGGTAGGCGAAGGTCTGCAAGCCGCTGGAAATGTGATGATCGATTACCATTTCGATGGCTTTGAACTCGACGAAAAAGCCTTCCCGCACGACAAGGAGAGGCTGTTCATACACAACATCGACGAGCATGTAGTGAACGAAGCCAGCCGCTACATCAAAGAAAAAGGCCCCGACTTTTCGTGGGTTTACCTGGAGTATACCGATGACTTGGGGCACGCCTTTGGCAACAGTGAAACAACGGATGAATCCATCCGCATGGCCGACGACCAGATGGGTAGAATTTGGAAAGCCGTTCAATACCGCCAAAAGGAGAAAGGTGAGGAATGGATGATATTTATTACCACCGACCATGGGCGAAGTGCTGAATCAGGTGGAAAAGACCACGGTGGACAGTCGGATCGGGAGCGGGAAACATGGATTGTAATGGGCAATGGCCAGCCCAATGACTACTTTAAGGACTATCAGAACGGTATTGTGGACATACTGCCGACTGCTTTGCGTTTTATGGACATTCCGGTTCCGAGAGAAAGGGCGTATGAGCTGGACGGTGTTCCGCTGGTGGGGAAAGTGTCCATTGCCCAGCCAAAAACCGACCTGGCAGGCAACAAGCTAAGAGTAAGCTGGGAAGCCATTGACCAGGAAGGAGAGGTGAAAATACTGCTGGCTACCACGAACAACTTTGAAGCCGGTGGAACCGACACTTATACCGAAATAGGGTCAGTGAAAGCAGGTAAAGAAGCCTTTGAAATAGACCTGAAGAAGTACCCTTCCGATTTTTATAAGGTGGTGATTGAGGGGAAGTACAATAGTTTGAATAGGTGGGTGAAGAGGTGA
- a CDS encoding SMP-30/gluconolactonase/LRE family protein — translation MNKSSDVANYSLRQMIVGMTIIAMTLFAGCTSLPEIQFPVKVGVKPESITKGFNGNYYVSVMNGSEAGDGEIVEISKSGVKVFATGFDEPKGIVYIGDRLYFSDLTRIWQVDKEGTASIFVDKESFPYEVLYLNDVAVDAEGKGIYVVDMGATKYMRDENNKLWPLDSEQAKLIPQLGRIYHVDLGGQVSVAQDTSPLMLNPNGVGVDNNGDIMVGAFFLGNFLVKRDGELTPLKGQFRGADAVEQDSNGDYYISSWALGTVWKIDGQTEESMVLIDGLQSAADFYLEEDKGRLLVPDMMAGTIYAVDINR, via the coding sequence ATGAATAAATCGTCGGATGTCGCCAATTATAGCCTGAGACAAATGATCGTTGGCATGACAATCATTGCCATGACTCTGTTCGCTGGATGCACTTCACTGCCCGAAATCCAATTTCCGGTGAAAGTAGGTGTGAAGCCAGAAAGTATCACGAAAGGATTCAACGGCAACTACTATGTTTCCGTAATGAATGGTAGTGAAGCTGGCGACGGTGAAATAGTTGAAATTTCCAAAAGCGGTGTAAAGGTTTTTGCGACAGGTTTTGATGAGCCCAAAGGCATTGTCTACATAGGGGATCGTTTGTACTTTTCGGATTTGACCCGCATCTGGCAAGTCGACAAAGAGGGTACTGCAAGCATCTTTGTTGACAAAGAAAGTTTCCCTTACGAAGTGCTGTACTTAAATGACGTTGCCGTAGATGCAGAGGGAAAAGGTATCTATGTAGTGGACATGGGAGCAACGAAATACATGCGTGATGAAAACAATAAGCTATGGCCGCTCGATAGCGAACAAGCTAAACTGATCCCTCAATTGGGGCGTATTTATCATGTTGATTTGGGAGGTCAGGTATCGGTAGCACAAGACACTTCTCCATTAATGTTGAACCCAAATGGTGTGGGCGTTGACAACAATGGCGACATCATGGTAGGAGCGTTTTTCCTTGGCAATTTTTTGGTGAAGCGGGATGGCGAATTAACGCCCCTGAAAGGTCAATTTAGAGGTGCCGATGCAGTAGAGCAAGACAGCAATGGCGATTATTACATCAGTAGTTGGGCATTGGGCACAGTTTGGAAAATAGATGGTCAAACTGAAGAATCAATGGTATTGATTGATGGGCTACAGTCGGCTGCAGACTTTTATTTGGAAGAAGACAAAGGACGATTGCTTGTTCCTGATATGATGGCAGGCACAATATATGCGGTAGATATCAATAGGTAA